From Streptomyces sp. NBC_00370, a single genomic window includes:
- a CDS encoding M4 family metallopeptidase, whose translation MRPTPSRRATAIGALITAAALLSVGVQAGTASATADSANAPALPAALAGQAARTADPGALPRDLSPAQRTALIKKADAGKAAKAKELGLGAQEKLVVRDVVQDIDGTTHTRYERTYDGLPVLGGDLVVAESKAGATESVVKAARATLKNVDTTADIAPAVAQKQALGLAAADGSKKTAPDSAPRKVVWLTDGAPTLAYETVVGGLQEDGTPNQLHVVTDATTGKKIFQWQGIETGVGNTQYSGTVTVNSVHSGSTYNLTDSARGNHKTYNLNRGTSGTGTLFSGPDDTWGNGTTSNTETAAADAAYGAGLTWDYYKNVHGRTGINGDGVGAYSRVHYSSGYVNAFWDDSCFCMTYGDGSGNADPLTSIDVAAHEMSHGVTAATAGLVYSGESGGLNEATSDIFATSVEFYANNASDPGDYLIGEKIDINGDGTPLRYQDKPSRDGGSPDNWSSSLGNLDVHYSSGPANHFFYLLSEGSGAKTINGVSYNSPTSDGLPVTGIGRAKAEQIWFKALSTQFTSRTNYASARTGTLAVAGQLYGTTSAEYKSVADAWAGINVGTRPGGGDPGNPPTGTVFQNTTPVTIPDHGAAVTSSVNVTGITGNAPSTLKADVNITHTWRGDLVIDLVAPDGTAYRLKNSSSSDSADNVIATYTVNASSEVANGTWKLKVQDVASSDTGRINSFKLTF comes from the coding sequence GTGAGACCCACGCCCAGCCGTCGCGCCACAGCGATCGGCGCTCTGATAACCGCAGCAGCTCTCCTCTCCGTCGGTGTGCAGGCAGGCACCGCCTCCGCCACGGCCGACAGCGCCAACGCCCCCGCGTTGCCTGCCGCGTTGGCGGGGCAGGCGGCCCGCACCGCCGATCCCGGTGCGCTGCCGCGTGACCTCTCCCCCGCCCAGCGGACCGCGCTGATCAAGAAGGCCGACGCAGGCAAGGCGGCCAAGGCCAAGGAACTCGGCCTCGGCGCGCAGGAGAAGCTCGTCGTACGGGACGTCGTCCAGGACATCGACGGCACCACGCACACCCGTTACGAGCGCACCTATGACGGTCTTCCCGTCCTCGGTGGCGACCTGGTCGTCGCCGAGTCGAAGGCCGGCGCCACCGAGTCCGTCGTCAAGGCGGCCAGGGCGACGCTGAAGAACGTCGACACCACCGCCGACATCGCGCCTGCCGTCGCCCAGAAGCAGGCGCTGGGTCTCGCGGCCGCCGACGGTTCGAAGAAGACCGCGCCCGACAGCGCCCCGCGCAAGGTGGTCTGGCTGACCGACGGCGCACCGACCCTCGCGTACGAGACGGTCGTCGGCGGGCTCCAGGAGGACGGCACGCCCAACCAGCTGCACGTCGTCACGGACGCCACCACGGGCAAGAAGATCTTCCAGTGGCAGGGCATCGAGACCGGTGTCGGCAACACCCAGTACAGCGGCACGGTGACGGTCAACTCCGTCCACTCGGGCTCGACGTACAACCTGACCGACAGCGCGCGCGGCAACCACAAGACGTACAACCTGAACCGCGGCACGTCGGGCACCGGCACGCTGTTCTCGGGCCCCGACGACACCTGGGGCAACGGGACCACGTCCAACACCGAGACGGCCGCCGCCGACGCCGCGTACGGCGCCGGGCTGACGTGGGACTACTACAAGAACGTGCACGGCCGCACCGGCATCAACGGTGACGGCGTCGGCGCGTACTCGCGGGTCCACTACAGCAGCGGTTACGTCAACGCGTTCTGGGACGACTCCTGCTTCTGCATGACGTACGGCGACGGGTCGGGCAACGCCGACCCGCTGACGTCGATCGACGTCGCCGCCCACGAGATGTCCCACGGGGTGACCGCGGCGACGGCCGGCCTGGTCTACAGCGGTGAGTCCGGCGGCCTCAACGAGGCCACCTCGGACATCTTCGCGACCTCGGTCGAGTTCTACGCCAACAACGCGTCGGACCCGGGTGACTACCTCATCGGCGAGAAGATCGACATCAACGGCGACGGCACCCCGCTGCGCTACCAGGACAAGCCGAGCAGGGACGGCGGCTCCCCGGACAACTGGTCCTCCAGCCTCGGCAACCTCGACGTGCACTACTCGTCGGGTCCCGCGAACCACTTCTTCTACCTGCTCTCCGAGGGCAGCGGCGCCAAGACCATCAACGGCGTCTCGTACAACTCCCCCACCTCGGACGGGCTCCCGGTCACCGGCATCGGCCGGGCGAAGGCCGAGCAGATCTGGTTCAAGGCCCTCTCCACCCAGTTCACCAGCAGGACCAACTACGCGTCGGCCCGCACCGGGACGCTCGCCGTGGCCGGTCAGCTGTACGGCACGACCAGCGCCGAGTACAAGTCCGTCGCCGACGCGTGGGCCGGCATCAACGTCGGCACCCGCCCGGGTGGCGGCGACCCGGGCAACCCGCCCACCGGCACGGTCTTCCAGAACACCACGCCGGTCACCATCCCCGACCACGGCGCGGCTGTCACCTCGTCGGTCAACGTCACCGGGATCACCGGCAACGCCCCCAGCACCCTCAAGGCGGACGTGAACATCACGCACACCTGGCGTGGTGACCTGGTCATCGACCTGGTGGCACCGGACGGAACGGCCTACCGGCTGAAGAACTCCAGCAGCAGCGACTCGGCGGACAACGTCATCGCGACCTACACCGTGAACGCCTCCTCGGAGGTCGCCAACGGCACGTGGAAGCTGAAGGTCCAGGATGTCGCGTCCAGCGACACCGGACGGATCAACAGCTTCAAGCTCACCTTCTGA